A region from the Fusobacterium varium genome encodes:
- a CDS encoding putative transposase has product MFFFYDRDLLTKLAYAVNDVFKYQFHNIKAKNQRIHKISKYSSKYFTNSDIIHYGLITVIHTFGRDLKWNPHIHAIVTLGGFNKNFQFLEKKYFHVNSIAGQWKKMVIDIVKSGNYDKPEIKAKAYAAANYLYRKNTRFFFNVAKNDLNNNIYAIKYIGRYLSRAPIAEYKIIDFYDNKVTFYYESLADNKQRIELTLDAETFLSKLIIHIPPKHFKMIRRFGIYSRNIKSELKIIMKFMRKYVSKYSNSTFYQLEIWNAFGVNPFYCFKCNARMKVKKISYFNIHTGSICWKEYR; this is encoded by the coding sequence ATGTTTTTCTTCTATGATAGAGACCTTTTAACTAAGCTTGCTTATGCTGTTAATGATGTTTTTAAATATCAATTTCATAACATTAAAGCAAAAAATCAAAGAATTCATAAAATTTCAAAATATTCCTCTAAATACTTTACTAACTCAGATATCATTCATTATGGATTGATTACTGTTATTCATACCTTTGGACGCGATCTTAAATGGAACCCTCATATTCATGCTATTGTTACTTTAGGTGGATTCAATAAAAACTTCCAATTTCTTGAAAAAAAATATTTTCATGTCAATTCCATTGCTGGACAATGGAAAAAAATGGTTATTGATATTGTTAAATCTGGAAATTATGACAAGCCTGAAATTAAAGCTAAAGCTTATGCTGCTGCTAACTACCTTTATCGCAAAAATACAAGATTCTTTTTCAATGTTGCAAAAAATGATTTAAATAATAATATTTATGCAATTAAATATATTGGCAGATATCTGTCAAGAGCTCCCATCGCAGAATATAAAATTATTGATTTCTATGATAATAAGGTTACTTTCTATTATGAAAGTCTTGCTGATAATAAACAAAGAATTGAGCTTACTTTAGATGCGGAAACATTTCTTTCCAAATTAATTATTCACATTCCCCCTAAACATTTCAAAATGATTAGGCGCTTTGGAATCTATTCTAGAAATATTAAATCAGAACTTAAAATCATCATGAAATTCATGAGAAAATATGTCTCTAAATATTCCAATTCTACTTTTTATCAACTTGAAATATGGAACGCTTTTGGAGTAAATCCTTTTTATTGTTTTAAATGTAATGCCAGAATGAAAGTTAAAAAAATATCATATTTTAATATACATACAGGCTCCATTTGCTGGAAAGAATATCGCTAA
- a CDS encoding autotransporter, whose product MKKKILLGALFIFILSNINALEITEDKYLNDGLINFKNTKDNENKVTVTRNDITVQNKGILKIGYEELGVSVQNASDGIRTDVTNGIIAISNNLIIDNTGIISSQIKMTGGNTTKIGDTYFLNSGNGIKTGIDTTINNAGIIKGSVIQISGEVGDSTFASSDALSRGFRIGNGIWGNFIGENAGVIKGDSLIMSGVATSNRRSNVFSYTGTIGNGIAGNFIGKNIGTILGNSVIVGGKAVIINNNGESYANSYVNLDAGANGIYGNSEENYGLISGYAELTGGESHEAKQNLYGSGYINPQKSANGIYGNITENEGNLQGYVEILGENLNLIDGVKTKGHTRIIFSGNGIAFQGDITKNIINKGLINGVQSAMAAQNISGVINNYGVMAGKEIFSDGEEGIKNDSSATVANNKILGILQVAKENNQGTYINLEEDSSDRLRVALDIDGDVIIEDIIVANNLNVASLGGTNNSGKTILNAKENNINVIEKPSDKEYGGTTVTSGKDSYEEIALDTNYDNHIINGAGIKNAVLSVNDGVNVNLNDSIVNGYKTAMSLNNNSVVTASNTIFNGGGLKNEDAVIDIKGNNASATINGTSIINGIATVSGNNSTVSIGNEVMVNGDLTSNKDSNNTLNLGDKTSEELRLFHNIDGFAKINTSGNITAYETAKISTGDIHVKDGKFVVRIDGTERDEEDKVIGHALYDHLGKISVEVPTAGTPSVYIQELPKDAQLVFKASGLGVGTIIAMKGTDISNLYDPQIGTMSVAHTAIKHKDENGLLTGDVEISLKNFDDIFGGHGDLPTPELDSTPKEPSNSDNSNSGNKDDLGEIYDSIVNGDQLPNLAPTTDTENKTEDEARKGLLTLLDQIYANTPYAQSAKLSKENVGLFREQILSTKMPKENEWIAEGHGIYSIDEYGKSRDVKVGNTAVSNNYSNKGITTGLLGTAEYGLPQDTSLGFAVGGSHQKLDMSMNSKLKGEVIYLGVFGKKKIDNYLFTAGLGYQYGNYDGTRTIMNEYQSIRNTGGVKTDSFDIYGEVRYTFEDEKGRKIEPKLRLSKLFINEKSVSEKNGTLAIDLDKKSYSIPEIEIGVDFIEPINVKSGKLEAKFGIGVARTFGKNENYVTGKMKNSTDFKIMGPDFEDTKLRLSVGVDYEHGNGVFYNANIRLNVAKDTKKEINAKVGIGYRF is encoded by the coding sequence ATGAAAAAAAAAATTTTATTAGGAGCTCTATTTATATTTATTTTAAGTAATATAAATGCGTTAGAAATTACAGAGGATAAATATTTAAATGATGGACTAATCAATTTTAAAAATACAAAAGATAATGAAAATAAAGTTACTGTAACAAGAAATGACATAACAGTACAAAATAAAGGAATTCTAAAAATAGGCTATGAAGAATTAGGTGTTTCTGTTCAAAATGCTAGTGATGGGATAAGAACAGATGTAACAAATGGAATTATAGCAATCTCTAATAATTTAATAATTGATAATACTGGAATAATTTCTAGTCAAATTAAAATGACAGGTGGGAATACAACAAAGATAGGAGATACTTATTTTCTAAATTCTGGAAATGGAATAAAAACTGGAATAGATACTACTATTAATAATGCTGGCATAATTAAAGGAAGTGTTATTCAAATAAGTGGTGAAGTTGGTGATAGCACCTTCGCTTCATCTGATGCATTATCCAGGGGATTTAGAATAGGAAATGGTATTTGGGGAAATTTTATAGGTGAAAATGCAGGAGTAATCAAAGGAGATTCACTTATAATGTCTGGAGTCGCAACCAGTAATCGGCGTTCAAATGTATTTAGTTACACAGGAACTATAGGAAATGGAATAGCTGGAAATTTTATAGGAAAAAATATAGGAACTATATTAGGAAATTCTGTTATTGTGGGAGGAAAAGCTGTTATAATAAATAATAATGGAGAAAGCTATGCAAACTCATATGTAAACTTAGATGCTGGAGCAAATGGCATATATGGAAATTCTGAAGAGAATTATGGTTTAATTAGCGGGTATGCTGAGTTAACAGGAGGAGAAAGCCATGAGGCTAAACAAAATCTTTATGGGTCAGGATACATAAACCCTCAAAAAAGTGCAAATGGAATATATGGTAATATTACAGAAAATGAGGGAAATCTTCAGGGATATGTAGAAATTTTAGGTGAAAACTTAAATCTAATAGATGGAGTTAAAACTAAAGGTCATACTAGAATAATATTTTCAGGAAATGGAATTGCTTTTCAAGGTGATATAACTAAAAATATAATAAATAAAGGGTTAATAAATGGAGTTCAGAGTGCTATGGCGGCACAAAATATCTCAGGAGTTATAAATAACTATGGAGTTATGGCAGGAAAAGAAATTTTTTCAGATGGTGAAGAAGGAATAAAAAATGATAGTAGTGCTACTGTTGCAAACAATAAAATATTAGGTATTTTACAAGTTGCTAAAGAAAATAATCAAGGGACATATATTAACTTAGAAGAAGATTCTTCTGACAGGCTTAGAGTAGCTTTAGATATAGATGGAGATGTAATTATAGAAGATATAATTGTAGCTAATAATTTAAATGTAGCTTCATTAGGTGGAACAAATAATTCAGGAAAAACTATTCTAAATGCAAAAGAAAATAACATAAATGTAATAGAGAAGCCAAGTGATAAAGAATATGGTGGAACTACTGTAACGTCAGGAAAAGATAGTTATGAAGAAATTGCTTTAGATACTAATTATGATAATCACATAATAAATGGAGCAGGAATAAAGAACGCAGTATTATCAGTAAATGATGGAGTTAATGTAAACCTAAACGATTCGATAGTAAATGGATATAAGACAGCAATGTCTTTAAATAATAACTCTGTAGTAACAGCTTCAAACACTATATTTAATGGTGGAGGACTTAAAAATGAAGACGCTGTTATAGATATCAAAGGTAATAATGCATCAGCTACAATAAATGGAACATCAATAATAAATGGAATAGCAACAGTTTCAGGAAATAACTCAACAGTAAGCATAGGAAATGAAGTTATGGTAAATGGAGATTTAACTTCAAATAAAGATAGTAATAATACTTTAAACTTAGGAGATAAAACATCAGAAGAATTAAGATTATTCCATAATATAGATGGATTTGCAAAAATAAATACATCAGGAAATATAACAGCTTATGAAACAGCAAAGATAAGTACTGGAGATATCCATGTAAAAGATGGAAAGTTTGTAGTAAGAATAGATGGAACTGAAAGAGATGAAGAAGATAAAGTAATAGGACATGCGTTATATGACCATTTGGGAAAAATAAGTGTAGAAGTTCCAACAGCAGGGACACCAAGTGTATATATTCAAGAGTTACCTAAAGATGCACAATTAGTATTTAAAGCAAGTGGATTAGGAGTAGGAACAATAATAGCAATGAAAGGTACAGATATTAGTAATTTATATGATCCACAAATAGGAACAATGTCAGTAGCACATACAGCAATAAAGCATAAAGATGAAAACGGATTATTAACAGGAGATGTAGAGATATCATTAAAGAATTTTGATGATATATTTGGAGGACATGGCGATTTACCAACACCTGAGTTAGATAGTACCCCAAAAGAACCAAGTAATTCAGATAACTCAAATTCTGGAAATAAGGATGATTTAGGAGAGATATATGATTCAATAGTAAACGGAGATCAATTACCTAATTTAGCTCCTACAACAGATACAGAAAACAAAACAGAAGATGAAGCAAGAAAAGGATTACTAACATTATTAGATCAAATATATGCAAATACCCCTTATGCACAATCAGCAAAACTATCAAAAGAAAATGTAGGGTTATTTAGAGAGCAGATATTATCTACAAAGATGCCAAAAGAAAATGAATGGATAGCTGAAGGACATGGAATTTATTCAATAGATGAGTATGGTAAATCAAGAGATGTTAAAGTTGGAAATACAGCTGTATCTAATAACTACTCAAATAAAGGAATAACAACTGGACTATTAGGAACAGCAGAGTATGGATTACCACAAGATACATCATTAGGATTTGCAGTAGGAGGATCACACCAAAAGTTAGATATGAGTATGAACTCTAAATTAAAAGGAGAGGTAATCTACTTAGGAGTATTTGGAAAAAAGAAAATAGATAACTATCTATTTACAGCAGGACTAGGATATCAATATGGAAACTATGACGGAACAAGAACAATAATGAATGAATATCAAAGCATAAGAAATACAGGTGGAGTAAAAACAGATTCATTTGATATCTATGGAGAAGTAAGATATACATTTGAAGATGAAAAAGGAAGAAAAATAGAACCAAAATTAAGATTATCTAAACTATTTATAAATGAAAAATCGGTATCAGAGAAAAATGGAACCTTAGCAATAGATCTGGATAAGAAAAGTTATTCAATTCCAGAGATAGAGATTGGAGTAGACTTTATAGAACCAATTAATGTAAAATCAGGAAAATTAGAAGCAAAGTTTGGAATAGGAGTAGCAAGAACATTTGGAAAAAATGAGAACTATGTAACAGGAAAAATGAAAAATAGTACAGACTTTAAAATAATGGGACCAGATTTTGAAGATACAAAATTAAGATTAAGCGTAGGAGTAGACTACGAGCATGGAAATGGAGTATTCTATAATGCGAATATAAGATTAAATGTAGCTAAAGATACAAAGAAAGAGATAAATGCAAAAGTAGGAATAGGATATAGATTTTAA
- a CDS encoding putative transposase codes for MFFFYDRDLLTKLAYAVNDVFKYQFHNIKAKNQRIHKISKYYSKYFTNSDIIHYGLITVIHTFGRDLKWNPHIHAIVTLGGFNKNYQFLEKKYFHVNSIAGQWKKMVIDIVKSGNYDKPEIKAKAYAAANYLYRKNTRFFFNVAKNDLNNNIYAIKYIGRYLSRAPIAEYKIVDFYDNKVTFYYESLADDKQRIELTLDAETFLSKLIIHIPPKHFKMIRRFGIYSRNIKSELKNIMKFMRKYVSKYSNSTFYQLEIWKAFGVNPFYCFKCNARMKVKKISYFNIHTGSICWKEYR; via the coding sequence ATGTTTTTCTTCTATGATAGAGACCTTTTAACTAAGCTTGCTTATGCTGTTAATGATGTTTTTAAATATCAATTTCATAACATTAAAGCAAAAAATCAAAGAATTCATAAAATTTCAAAATATTACTCTAAATACTTTACTAACTCAGATATCATTCATTATGGATTGATTACTGTTATTCATACCTTTGGACGCGATCTTAAATGGAATCCTCATATTCATGCTATTGTTACTTTAGGTGGATTCAATAAAAACTACCAATTTCTTGAAAAAAAATATTTTCATGTCAATTCCATTGCTGGACAATGGAAAAAAATGGTTATTGATATTGTTAAATCTGGAAATTATGACAAGCCTGAAATTAAAGCTAAAGCTTATGCTGCTGCTAACTACCTTTATCGCAAAAATACAAGATTCTTTTTCAATGTTGCAAAAAATGATTTAAATAATAATATTTATGCAATTAAATATATTGGCAGATATCTGTCAAGAGCTCCTATCGCGGAATATAAAATTGTTGATTTCTATGATAATAAGGTTACTTTCTATTATGAAAGTCTTGCTGATGATAAACAAAGAATTGAGCTTACTTTAGATGCAGAAACATTTCTTTCTAAATTAATTATTCACATTCCCCCTAAACATTTCAAAATGATTAGGCGCTTTGGAATCTATTCTAGAAATATTAAATCAGAACTTAAAAATATCATGAAATTCATGAGAAAATATGTCTCTAAATATTCCAATTCTACTTTTTATCAACTTGAAATATGGAAAGCTTTTGGAGTAAATCCTTTTTATTGTTTTAAATGTAATGCCAGAATGAAAGTTAAAAAAATATCATATTTTAATATACATACAGGCTCCATTTGCTGGAAAGAATATCGCTAA
- a CDS encoding putative transposase, with translation MYDNNSLSHTTWNCKYHIIFAPKYRRQVIYGKIKGDIGQILRKLCEFKGVEIIEANACKDHIHMLVSIPPKISISSFMGYLKGKSSLMIFDKHANLKYKYGNRHFWCRGYYVDTVGRNKERIAKYIREQLQEDIVNDQLTLKEYIDPFGEKTN, from the coding sequence ATGTATGACAATAATAGTCTATCACATACAACATGGAATTGTAAATATCATATCATATTCGCACCAAAATATAGAAGGCAGGTAATATATGGAAAAATTAAAGGAGATATAGGGCAGATATTAAGAAAACTCTGCGAATTTAAAGGAGTAGAAATAATAGAGGCTAATGCCTGTAAAGATCATATACATATGTTGGTAAGTATACCCCCCAAAATAAGCATATCAAGTTTTATGGGATATTTGAAAGGAAAAAGTTCATTGATGATATTTGATAAACATGCAAATTTAAAATATAAATATGGGAACAGACATTTTTGGTGTAGAGGATATTATGTTGATACAGTAGGAAGAAATAAAGAAAGGATCGCAAAATATATAAGGGAACAGTTGCAAGAAGATATAGTGAATGATCAATTGACATTGAAAGAGTATATAGATCCTTTCGGAGAAAAAACAAACTAA
- a CDS encoding putative DNA-binding protein, which translates to MTKKEFIDLYFVKGEFETKADAERKAAAFLNVIEEGLLKGEEITFLGFGKFEVVERAARTFRNPQTGKEMKVEAKKAVKFKPGKALSEKIK; encoded by the coding sequence ATGACTAAAAAAGAATTTATTGATTTGTATTTTGTAAAAGGAGAATTTGAAACTAAAGCAGACGCCGAAAGAAAAGCTGCTGCCTTCTTAAATGTTATTGAAGAAGGATTATTAAAAGGAGAAGAAATTACTTTTCTTGGATTTGGAAAATTTGAAGTTGTAGAAAGAGCAGCTAGAACTTTTAGAAATCCACAAACTGGTAAAGAAATGAAAGTAGAAGCTAAAAAAGCTGTTAAATTTAAACCTGGTAAAGCTCTTTCAGAAAAAATTAAATAA